Proteins encoded together in one Rana temporaria chromosome 6, aRanTem1.1, whole genome shotgun sequence window:
- the MLST8 gene encoding target of rapamycin complex subunit LST8, whose protein sequence is MAAPVQAAVCSSDGDAMMMSLDATCCCEASWRGRQHCKRGNMMNSSQGTVGSDPVILATAGYDHTVRFWQAHSGICTRTVQHQDSQVNSLEVTPDRSMIAAAGYQHIRMYDLNSNNPNPVINYDGVSKNITSVGFHEDGRWMYTGGEDCMARIWDLRSRNLQCQRIFQVNAPINCVFLHPNQAELIVGDQSGAIHIWDLKTDQNEQLIPEADAAVNAVHIDPDASYMAAVNGSGNCFVWNLTGGLGEDLTQLIPKTKIPAHKRCALRCKFSPDSTLLATCSADQTCKIWRTSNFSLMTELSIKSNNPGETSRGWMWDCAFSGDSQYIVTASSDNLARLWCVETGEIKREYSGHQKAVVCLAFNDSVLG, encoded by the exons atggcggcccCTGTGCAGGCGGCTGTGTGCTCTAGTGACGGAGACGCTATGATGATGTCATTGGATGCGACGTGTTGTTGCGAGGCCAGCTGGAGAGGAAGACAACACTGCAAGAGAG gaaacatGATGAACTCCTCTCAGGGCACGGTGGGTAGTGACCCCGTCATCCTTGCCACAGCCGGATATGACCACACTGTACGATTTTGGCAAGCCCACAGTGGCATCTGTACCCGCACAGTGCAGCATCAAGACTCT CAGGTGAATTCTCTGGAGGTGACCCCCGACCGGAGCATGATAGCGGCTGCAG GTTATCAGCACATCCGCATGTATGATCTCAACTCCAACAACCCGAATCCTGTTATCAACTATGACGGCGTCAGCAAGAACATCACATCGGTGGGTTTCCATGAAGACGGACGCTGGATGTACACAGGAGGAGAGGACTGCATGGCCCGGATCTGGGACCTGAG GTCCCGCAACCTTCAGTGCCAGCGAATTTTCCAGGTGAACGCTCCAATCAACTGCGTTTTCCTCCATCCCAATCAG GCTGAACTCATTGTTGGAGATCAGAGCGGTGCCATCCACATCTGGGACTTGAAAACTGACCAGAATGAACAGCTGATTCCTGAGGCCGACGCGGCTGTGAACGCCGTCCATATTGACCCCGATGCCAGTTACATGGCTGCCGTCAATGGCTCA GGAAACTGCTTTGTTTGGAATTTGACAGGAGGCCTCGGAGAAGACCTGACACAACTTATCCCCAAAACCAAAATCCCGGCTCACAAGCGATGTGCGCTGCGATGTAAATTCAGCCCAGACTCCAC actcCTGGCCACATGCTCAGCTGATCAGACCTGCAAGATCTGGAGGACCTCTAACTTCTCACTGATGACAGAGCTGAGTATAAAGAGTAATAACCCCGGAGAGACATCAAGAGGCTGGATGTGGGACTGTGCCTTTTCTGGGGACTCCCAGTACATTGTTACAG CATCGTCCGATAACCTGGCTCGGCTGTGGTGTGTAGAGACCGGCGAGATCAAGAGAGAATACAGCGGGCACCAGAAAGCGGTGGTCTGTCTAGCATTTAATGACAGTGTGTTGGGTTGA